Proteins encoded within one genomic window of Drosophila willistoni isolate 14030-0811.24 chromosome XL unlocalized genomic scaffold, UCI_dwil_1.1 Seg141, whole genome shotgun sequence:
- the LOC6649336 gene encoding histone deacetylase 5 isoform X1, producing the protein MSSPDDRIPIRHDLPSEAGNDERLLRMSSGVLTLDYKPHPAADIDQQIMELKKNQELQKQRLFDTFQEQTKQMELEHKLQLQHKYQIAVHSHGAYQELREQHETMPQPVNVAEEQQHQHHRQQQQQQQQQQREQQQQQQHQQQQQQQQQQQQQHQREQQRDRREREVMKRKENCSANASPEVKQLLNYFIMSRKSQAAASNGTTTTSPYRNRGVVKSSSGESLPAGTVTSAHPYKIPQPPPPTLLKYDSDFPLRKTASEPNLLKIRLKQSVIERKARIGGPAGARRHERLLQAAQRRQQKNSVLTNCNSTPDSGPNSPPNNSQSTLAVGVVGSRGSPTSAPIQEEHEEEGIQYQPGQRSSINDLPLFSSPSLPNISLGRPHLPHTNSNQAQAAAAATVAQAASAAHVNYAMFAALQQHVATGGGVGVGVGVGAAPPTYYNPLGLPFGRQPPTAAAAAAAAAAAASAGPLGMMPATGIAPQQPSPVVRSASATSTSSSQASLVGDVAPPQAHAASSILPSSSSSYLHGGLANSTVNLHAAAMAAAAAAAGTLPPTNSHALYAAAAAAVAASGGGGGGGGAGGSGSSGAGSGHHPPHSTPITDSQVAQVHLHKQGHRPLGRTQSAPLPLGHPMLTGSSQLSVVQTHYENSEAERQAYEHQVLTQKLRQAVLTRSGAVVREQPQLKEEDDSSAEVMDLTDKKKPPKTVLTTTIATSTSQNLPEALAAATAAAALTGGSSAAITCPVGYRAAPIGGGKSASKSRDQEYLQQQRELLYLQEEELAKVVMRPLSRTLSSPLVPLGPHGLSQIPDTGQQPTPIATSSSADHIPPVNLSLPHRRQFLGSGSAATAAAAVYAAQMRQQQQQHPHPHTSTAATSPPLSSNNSTSNSKHKITTGLAYDPLMLKHSCICGDNSLHPEHSGRLQSVWARLNETDLVKRCDRLRARKATQEELQTVHTEAHAMLFGSNQCQLSRPKLESALSASFVRLSCGGLGVDLDTTWNEHHTATAARMAAGCVIDLAFKTAKGDLRNGFAVVRPPGHHAEANLAMGFCFFNSIAIAAKLLRQRLPEVKRILIVDWDVHHGNGTQQAFYQSPDILYLSIHRHDDGNFFPGTGGPTECGAGAGLGFNVNISWSGALNPPLGDAEYIAAFRTVVMPIAKYFNPDIILVSSGFDAATGHPAPLGGYHVSPACFGYMTRELLQLANGKVVLALEGGYDLAAICDSAQECVRALLGDPAAPIAKTELERPPCQNAINTLQRTIAIQQTHWPCVRLLEHTVGLSALDALKIEHDESETVNAMAGLSMQSLHRTLSRDDSEEPMDQDETK; encoded by the exons ATCTGCCATCGGAAGCCGGAAATGATGAGCGCTTACTTCGCATGTCATCGGGCGTTTTGACTTTGGATTATAAGCCACATCCAGCGGCTGATATCGATCAGCAGATCATGGAG CTCAAAAAGAATCAGGAATTGCAAAAACAAAGGCTATTTGACACATTTCAGgaacaaacgaaacaaatgGAACTGGAGcataaattgcaattgcagCACAAATATCAA atTGCGGTGCATTCACATGGCGCATACCAGGAATTGCGGGAACAACATGAAACAATGCCACAGCCTGTGAATGTTGCCGAagagcagcaacatcaacatcatcgtcaacagcagcagcagcagcaacaacaacaacgtgaacaacaacaacaacaacaacaccagcagcagcagcaacaacaacaacaacaacagcaacaacaccagcggGAACAACAACGCGATCGTCGTGAACGGGAAGTGATGAAGCGTAAGGAGAATTGTAGCGCCAATGCCAGTCCCGAAGTCAAACAGCTTCTCAAT TACTTTATTATGAGTCGGAAATCGCAGGCGGCTGCATCGAAtggcacaacaacaacatcaccCTATCGTAATCG TGGCGTTGTCAAAAGCTCATCAGGTGAATCCTTGCCAGCGGGCACTGTGACCAGTGCGCATCCTTATAAAATACCTCAACCGCCGCCACCAACACTGCTCAAATATGATTCTGATTTTCCACTCAGAAAGACAG CATCCGAACCAAATCTGCTGAAGATACGCCTTAAACAGAGTGTTATAGAGCGTAAGGCTAGGATTGGCGGTCCAGCTGGAGCACGACGACATGAACGCCTCTTGCAGGCGGCACAGCGTAGACAGCAAAAGAATTCTGTTTTAACAA ACTGCAATAGCACACCTGATTCGGGGCCAAACTCACCGCCAAATAACTCGCAATCCACTTTGGCTGTCGGCGTTGTTGGGAGTCGCGGCTCACCGACCAGTGCACCCATACAGGAGGAGCACGAGGAGGAGGGCATACAATATCAGCCGGGCCAACGGAGCAGTATCAATGATTTGCCATTGTTTAGTTCGCCATCATTGCCGAATATCTCACTGGGACGTCCGCATTTACCCCATACAAATAGCAATCAGGCACAAgccgctgccgccgccacAGTCGCTCAGGCGGCATCGGCGGCCCATGTTAACTATGCCATGTTTGCTGCCCTCCAACAGCATGTGGCAACTGGTGGCGGTGTCGGTGTCGGTGTCGGTGTTGGAGCCGCCCCACCCACATACTATAATCCATTGGGTCTGCCATTTGGTAGACAACCACCAACGgcggcagctgcagcagcggcggcggcggcggcggcgtcAGCTGGCCCATTAGGAATGATGCCAGCCACGGGTATTGCACCGCAACAACCATCGCCAGTGGTGCGATCCGCATCGGCCACATCCACATCATCGTCGCAGGCATCGTTGGTGGGTGATGTAGCGCCGCCGCAAGCCCATGCCGCCTCCTCCATACTgccatcatcgtcgtcgtcgtatcTGCATGGCGGTCTGGCCAATTCGACTGTTAATCTCCATGCCGCTGCCATGgctgcggcggcggcagcagctgGCACATTGCCGCCCACAAATAGCCATGCCCTGTATGCAGCTGCcgcggctgctgttgctgctagtggtggtggtggtggtggtggtggtgctggtggtagTGGTAGTAGTGGTGCTGGTAGTGGTCATCATCCGCCACATAGCACACCCATAACAGATTCCCAAGTGGCGCAAGTGCATCTTCATAAGCAGGGCCATCGGCCATTGGGCAGAACACAATCAGCACCCCTGCCCCTGGGTCATCCCATGTTAACAGGTTCCAGTCAGTTGAGTGTGGTGCAAACTCACTACGAGAATAGCGAG GCGGAACGTCAAGCATATGAGCACCAGGTGCTTACCCAGAAACTACGTCAAGCTGTTCTCACACGGAGCGGGGCCGTGGTACGGGAGCAGCCACAGCTCAAGGAGGAGGACGATTCCTCAGCCGAGGTCATGGACTTGACCGACAAAAAGAAACCGCCCAAAACAGTCCTAACCACAACTATAGCCACTAGCACATCTCAGAATCTGCCCGAAGCGTTGGCGGCGGCCACAGCAGCGGCTGCGCTTACGGGTGGTTCCTCTGCCGCTATTACCTGCCCGGTAGGTTATCGAGCCGCTCCGATTGGGGGCGGCAAATCAGCTAGCAAATCCCGCGATCAGGAATACCTGCAACAACAGCGGGAGTTGCTCTATCTGCAGGAGGAGGAATTGGCCAAAGTCGTGATGCGTCCATTGTCACGCACATTGAGCAGTCCATTGGTGCCATTGGGGCCACATGGTCTCAGCCAGATACCAGACACTGGGCAACAGCCAACACCCATAGCCACCTCATCGTCGGCTGATCACATACCGCCCGTCAATCTATCCCTGCCACATCGGCGTCAGTTTCTGGGCAGCGGTTCGGCTgccaccgccgctgccgctgTCTATGCGGCCCAGATgcgtcagcagcagcaacaacatccaCATCCTCATACATCGACTGCGGCCACATCGCCGCCACTTTCCAGCAACAATTCGACATCCAACTCCAAGCACAAGATCACCACTGGCCTGGCCTACGATCCATTGATGTTGAAGCACAGCTGCATCTGTGGCGACAACTCACTGCATCCGGAGCACAGTGGACGTCTGCAGAGTGTTTGGGCGCGTCTTAACGAAACGGATCTGGTGAAGCGTTGCGATCGATTGCGTGCCCGCAAGGCCACCCAGGAGGAACTGCAGACAGTCCACACAGAGGCTCATGCCATGCTCTTTGGCTCCAATCAGTGTCAGCTGAGTCGTCCCAAGCTGGAGAGCGCCTTGTCCGCCAGTTTTGTGCGTCTATCCTGCGGTGGATTGGGTGTCGATCTCGATACCACATGGAATGAGCATCATACGGCCACTGCGGCCCGCATGGCTGCCGGCTGTGTCATTGATTTGGCCTTTAAAACGGCCAAGGGCGATTTACGCAATGGTTTCGCTGTCGTCCGGCCACCCGGCCATCACGCTGAGGCCAATTTGGCCATgggcttttgtttctttaattcGATTGCCATTGCCGCGAAGCTGCTGCGTCAGCGTTTGCCCGAAGTGAAACGCATTCTGATTGTGGATTGG GATGTTCATCATGGCAATGGCACTCAGCAAGCATTCTACCAAAGTCCCGACATTCTATACCTTTCCATACATCGCCACGATGATGGTAATTTCTTTCCCGGCACAGGCGGTCCCACTGAG TGCGGCGCTGGTGCTGGTCTCGGCTTCAATGTGAATATCTCATGGTCTGGCGCCTTAAATCCACCGCTGGGCGATGCCGAATATATTGCTGCATTCCGTACCGTTGTGATGCCCATTGCCAAGTACTTTAATCCGGATATTATTCTTGTCTCATCTGGTTTTGATGCTGCAACCGGTCATCCAGCTCCCCTCGGTGGCTATCATGTGTCGCCAGCTTGCTTTGGCTATATGACACGCGAATTACTTCAATTGGCCAATGGCAAGGTGGTCCTGGCTCTTGAGGGTGGCTATGATCTGGCAGCCATATGTGATTCGGCCCAAGAGTGTGTTCGCGCATTGCTGGGCGATCCAGCGGCACCCATAGCCAAAACGGAGCTAGAACGACCGCCATGTCAGAATGCCATCAATACATTGCAACGGACAATAGCCATCCAG CAAACACATTGGCCCTGCGTACGATTATTGGAGCATACAGTCGGACTCTCGGCCCTGGATGCTCTCAAGATTGAGCACGATGAATCTGAAACGGTCAACGCCATGGCCGGTCTATCTATGCAGTCACTGCATAG AACGCTCTCCCGCGATGATTCGGAGGAGCCGATGGATCAGGATGAAACCAAATAG